The genomic interval TTTAATTTAAATTATTTTATCATTTTTTGTTAATGGCAAAGTTAATGAAAAAACAGAACCTTTTCCTTTAGTACTTTCAATACTTATTTTTCCATTATTAAGTTCAATAAATTCTTTACAAATAAGTAATCCCAGTCCTGTTCCTTTTTCATTATTAGTTCCTCGCACCGATATTTTTTTATCTATTTTAAAGAGATTGTCAATTGTTTCTTTACTCATACCAATTCCCTTGTCTTCTATTGTTAAAATAATGGAATTGGAATTTTTAGTTGTAGAGAGATTAATTTCCCCACCCTGATTGCTGTATTTAATTGCATTTGAAAGCAAATTTCTAACAACGGTATTTATGCTTTCATTATCAAAAAAAGCAATAGTATTTTCTTTTGCCGAATTATTTATTTTTATTTTTTTCTTTTCAATATTTGAGATAAGATGCAAAAGCGATGTGCTTATAATTTCAAAGATGTCGTTTTCTTTTGGATGTATTTCAATCCTGCCATTTTGGGTACTTGCCCAAAGTAAAAGTTTATCTAAAAGATTATTTGTTTCTGTACTTGCTTTAAGAATAATGTTTACCATTTCAAATACTTCCTCTTCATCAAGCTCCTCAAAATCTTCAATAATCAATTTGGCAAAACCTATAATTGAGTTGAAAGGGCTTTTAATGTCATGCCCTATTATTGAAAAGAATTTATCTTTTGTTTCGTTAAGTTCTTTTAGCTTTAGTGAATTTTCTTTCAGCTTGTTTTCAGTTTGCTTTTGTTCTGTTATGTCCGTAGCCAATTCAAGCCTAACGAATTCCCCATCAAACCATTTAATTTTGCTATTATTTATTTTATACCATTTTTTGTCAATATTATTTTGATGTTCCCATGTTATTGTTTTATATGGCTTGCCTTCAATTAATTTTTTGTTAGTACAAAAGCTACAAGGGCTGTTTAGGTTTTGTAATGCTTTGTAACATTTTTGCCCGTTTATTTCTCCAAAACTTTCTTTAATATTTTTATTTACAAAGAGCAATTTATATGTTTGCATATCAGCAACATAAATTCTTGCATTAATATTATTAAGGATTTTTGTATATATTTCATTTGACCGTAAAAGTTTTTCTTCAGATATTTTACGGCTTATTTCTACTGAAAAATGATTTGAAAGTGTTTGCAATGCATTTGGATGTTCTAAGTTATTTCCTTTTTTTAAAAAAATAATAATATTTCCAAAAGGTTTATTGTTCATGGCAAAACCTAAAGCGTAAATTTTACCTATTGATAATGTTTTTTCCAATATCTTAGAAATTGTTTTTGGGATTTTTTTTAAAGAAGCTTCATGAATTCCTCCTTTAATTTTAATTATTTTCCCTGAAGTTTGTGCTTTTTGTTGCTCTTCAGTGAAATCTGGAGTTTCATATTTTATTTTTCGTGGGTCTTTGCCAATAATATTAATTATCTTTTGCATTTTACTTCCGGC from Bacteroidota bacterium carries:
- a CDS encoding PAS domain-containing sensor histidine kinase; the encoded protein is MNKTEKLEKEFLLLKKENAILKNHYKELEIIKNTINNCTKLSNIKEIYRTFGETIHELNPQAFIVLSLYDKTLDSQNIREIYGAGSKMQKIINIIGKDPRKIKYETPDFTEEQQKAQTSGKIIKIKGGIHEASLKKIPKTISKILEKTLSIGKIYALGFAMNNKPFGNIIIFLKKGNNLEHPNALQTLSNHFSVEISRKISEEKLLRSNEIYTKILNNINARIYVADMQTYKLLFVNKNIKESFGEINGQKCYKALQNLNSPCSFCTNKKLIEGKPYKTITWEHQNNIDKKWYKINNSKIKWFDGEFVRLELATDITEQKQTENKLKENSLKLKELNETKDKFFSIIGHDIKSPFNSIIGFAKLIIEDFEELDEEEVFEMVNIILKASTETNNLLDKLLLWASTQNGRIEIHPKENDIFEIISTSLLHLISNIEKKKIKINNSAKENTIAFFDNESINTVVRNLLSNAIKYSNQGGEINLSTTKNSNSIILTIEDKGIGMSKETIDNLFKIDKKISVRGTNNEKGTGLGLLICKEFIELNNGKISIESTKGKGSVFSLTLPLTKNDKII